A stretch of DNA from Triticum dicoccoides isolate Atlit2015 ecotype Zavitan chromosome 2A, WEW_v2.0, whole genome shotgun sequence:
ACCGGGAGCGGCATTGCCCCGAGGAGGCCCCGACCTGCCTCGTCCCGCTGCCGCCGGGCTACCGGAGTCCGATAAGGTGGCCGGAGAGCAGAGACCAGGTTCTTGTTGTCCACTGAATTATATCTGCTTTGGTGCCTGAATTCAGTTATCTTCAGAAATGGTTTGTTTACCTGACTGACAGCGGTTTTTTTTGGTTCAGATATGGTATAGCAATGTTCCTCATACCAAGCTGGTGGAGTACAAGGGGCACCAGAATTGGGTTAATGTCTCCGGGGAGCACCTGGTCTTTCCGGGAGGCGGAACTCAGTTCAAGCGTGGTGCTCTGCATTACATTGATTTCATTCAGGAGGTAACACTCAGACATGCTACCATTCGTTAGAATATCATTCTCAAGTTGATAAGTTCAGAGCCTTTgcgttgtgaaaatattattctaggCATGCTATGGTCGGATAATGCAAATGATTCGTTGAGTAGGTTGAAACTGAGGTTCTCTgtttggcatgtctgatgctacTACGCAGGCAAAGAAAGATGTGGCATGGGGGAGACGGACGCGTGTAGTTCTAGACGTTGGCTGCGGAGTTGCTAGCTTTGGAGGATATCTATTTGACAGAGATGTGCTTACGATGTCGTTCGCACCTAAAGATGagcatgaagctcaggtgcagtttGCCCTCGAGAGAGGAATCCCTGCTATATCAGCGGTTATGGGTACCAAAAGGCTCCCATTTCCTGGCGGGGTCTTTGATGCTGTTCATTGCGCACGCTGTAGGGTACCATGGCATATTGAAGGTACTTTCTTTCTTTTACAACAAGCCTCTTCTTTTACAATATCGTTCCTCTCTGTTGCTGTTGTCTGAAATTATCAGTGTTTTCTGGCAGGCGGTAAGCTCTTGCTAGAATTGAACAGACTGTTACGGCCTGGTGGTTACTTTGTGTGGTCTGCGACTCCTGTATACCAGAAACTGCCGGAAGATGTCGAGATATGGGAAGGTAAATTATTTGATGATTACCGTTGAATTATTTTGCACTGTGGACATACCATTGTCGCCCAGAAACTCTATGTCAACTCCTGATGTAATGAAATGTTGAATCCTTATCTAATGTCAATTTTGTTTTGCACTTTCCCAGCGATGTCTGTTCTAACAAGGTCAATGTGCTGGAATCTGGTCAATAAAGTAAAGGATAGGGTAAATCGAGTGGGAGCAGCGATTTTCCAAAAACCAATGGACAACTGATGCTATGATGGAAGATCTGCTGCAAATCCTCCACTGTGTGCAGAGTTTGATAATCCTGATGCTGCCTGGTAAGTGTTCTCATTTTCAACAGGCTATATCTTTGATGCTGATGACCAAACCTTGTACCTAATTTTAAGTTCATGTATTCTCTTATCACCCTTCAGGAATGTTTCATTGCAGTCTTGTATGCATAAATTGCCCAGAGACCCCGCCATGCGTGGTTTACGGTGGCCAGAGGAATGGCCATTGAGGGTGGAAAGACCACCTTACTGGCTGAAAAGCTCCGAGACTGGAGTGTATGGAAAGCCTGCTCCTGAAGATTTTCAAGCGGACTACGAGCACTGGAAGCGGGTGATAAGCAATTCGTATATGGAAGGCCTGGGTATTGACTGGTCTGCTGTCAGAAACGTTATGGACATGAAAGCTGTATACGGAGGGTAAGATCGGCTCACATCATTGCTCTTTTTTAGCATCGAAAAGAATGAAAATGGTGTCACCCAGTCTGTCCTCTCCTTCCATGCCAATCTATGTTAGCAGTGTTTATGTCAACTGTTTTTCACAAGGCCAGAAGCAGAAAATTTCATCATACTGCAGTACATAACATTAACCCGTGTCATCCGCTTCCTGATGTAGGTTTGCAGCAGCTTTACGAAATGTGAAGGTGTGGGTCATGAATGTAGTTCCAATTGATTCGCCCGACACACTCCTAATCATATATGAGCGCGGGCTGTTTGGACTCTACCATGACTGGTGCGAGTCGTTTAGCACCTACCCGAGAAGCTACGATCTTGTCCACGCGAACCATCTCTTCTCCAAGATTAAGAAGAGGTAATGGTCTTTTCACTCGAGAACACGACATGGCATGAAAACCACCATGACTGATCAAATGCTGTTTAACCTGCTGAATTTATGCATGAAAAAACATGTTGTTGTTTTGGTTGTGGATAGAACAAGAGTTGAAGTCTGACTCAAGTGCTGAATGATGCTGCTGTAGGTGTGGACTGTTGGGTGTGATTGTGGAGGTGGACCGGATAGTGAGGCCGGAAGGGAGGCTGATCGTCAGGGACGATATGGAGACGATACGCGAGGTGGAGTCGATCGTCAAGTCGCTGCACTGGGAGGTCCGGCTGTCGTACTCCCAGGAGAATGAAGGCCTTCTGTTTGTGCAGAAGACCATGTGGCGACCAAATACTTCGAGTTGATCGAAGCTAAAAAAAGGGGGGATCTGGATGAACCATGCATCCATTGGTATAGACATTGTGTTTGTGTAGAGGGATGAGTGTAGCATAGCATATTGAGATGATATTGTTACTGCCGATTTTGTTCTTATGTTAGCAGAGCGGGCAAGCGCAATGAATGTGATGTATGTATGTAATGCATGATTATTGTTCATGTTGTTACGGGCGAGCAGGCTCAGCAAAGATTGAGCCTAACATACATAGCTGATAATAAGATGCACAAATTCGTCGATGAGATGTGTGTCTTTATATTTTGTTTTGCTGAAAATGTTCACTCATTTGACAAAGATGAGACTTTTTTGTTTTTCAATCTCAAGAAGTGCACGATTTTTATCATTATTTTTACTTGTAGGCCTTAGAGCATAGTAAGATTATATATATGCACTAAAGTAAAGGAAAGGAAATGATGGCGTTTTGGCTCCCGGGAGCATTTGCTCCCGGATGAACAATATCTCATAAGAAGTGGTAAAATATTTTTAAAAAGTTCAGATTTTTTTTTTTGTGAATGTTCGTGTTAGTGCTGGAAGCATGTTTGGCATTTTTCATGTGAAACGAAGCAGTAGTGTTTCGTTGGTAAAAAAAAACAAATTTAGGGTGACATTTTTGGGTAACATTTGGTGTTTAATTTTTTTTTTGTGCACAGGGCAAAATATTCAACCCTTTTGCCTAAAACTTTGCAGGTAGCATTTGGATGTgattgaatatataaaaaaattattgtgttTTTTTCacatttcaaaaatcattttacgcGCGCGGGAGCATGTGCTTCCAGGAACCAAATTGGATTTCCGCTAAAGTTATGCAATACAAGTATGATGGCATTATTCTTGCACAACCAATCCGCATAGTAGTAATCTAAGTTTTAAAACACTTCAGGCCATGAAAAAATAAGAAAGAGCTTCAGTAAAGATATGAAGCTTGACATAAGCCCCGGAAAATATATGGTGCCCCATTCATCGCATACTCCCATGGTCACATATTTTAAAACTTTGATCtaaatgtttcaaaaaaaatctgaaacttttgtTGGATGTTCACAAGACAGTCTACATGAGATAGAAATTGTCCTTTTTATTGAATTTGTCCTTCTTATTTACTCTTATAATTACTAATAAGTGCCAATACAGAAATTGTGATTCTAAGTGTGACATCAAACCATGTAACTAATATTGGTCATTATTGTTGCCCTTAGAGCGACCAACCTAAAACAAGGGGTTATCGTGTATATAGAGCATCTCTAACCGATCCCTTAAAAATCTTTAGAAGAGTAAATTTGAGAGATAGCCGTTAACTGTTAGAGGAGGAAATTTTTTAAGGAGTTATCCCCAAAAGGCAGCCCAGCTCTCTCATTTTTACTCCTCCGACGCCACTTCTCACGATAATTTGGGCCGCTCCCCCTCCCACCCAAGCCGTCACCACTTCCTGCCCGAGCCGCCCAATCTCACAGCCGCCACTGCAGCCCCCGAGTCCAGCCGTAATGGAACCGGAAGGCTCCCCTGCTACCCTGCTTGCCGCATCGCCCCACCTCTCCCCGCCTACCGGAACCATCTTCTTGCCACTAGGGATAAAAAGATGGTTGTGTAGTTGTTCTTTGAACACAGGGTGAAGACAATATATCATCAACCTCATGTCATCATACTCATTGCAATACTCTGTTTTAAACTTAACACtttaagatgcatgctggatagaggtcttgGGTGGAGTATTAGCTATAGACGCAGTTGGATAATGGTCTATGTATTTATGGACATGATGCTCATATGTTAATTATGCCATGAATAGTCATGCTCATAAATATTTTGATTTAATCGCTTCCCAACTGTGATTTGCTACCACACCATGTTTTCCTTTTGAGAGAGACCTCTGGTGAACCTATGGACCCCCGTCTTTTTTCTTCCTAAAGTTTTCAACCTCACTGAACGTTCTTTCAATTCCTTGTTTTTACTTTTGTTGTATAGTTTCATCAACTCTATACACACTTGTGTTTTATTTCTTTGTCACTAGCAAAGCTAGCGAGCTTAACAACCTCGCTAGTCCTGTTGGGGGCACATGAAAGTTTTGTTTTGTATGTACAAGTATTGATCATTGGTTGTAATCGTGTAACTCAtgttggttcgataaaccttgagGTCACTAGAGGAAAATTGCTTCTTGCTATAGACCTTTGCACTTGAGGGCCAGCACAACTTCCTAGTAGAGAGGAAGCACTAGCTTTGTCAAGCTTCACAAGCTTGGCAAGAAGCTTACGCTCGGCTCTCTGGACTATCAAACCAGCCCAAGCTGAGCCTCGACTTTTTTGGGCCCTAATAGGGCCGCTTCCAAGCATTGTTTGTGGTTCGTTCGGCGAGCCAAAATTCATGAAAGTGTCTAACGACTCACTAGGTAGTGATGCCAAGAGTGAGCCCTAAATTAGAAGCAACAACTACAAAATATGTAAGGATTTCGGTCGTGGTGTCTGCTTTTAAgcaccatattattttgagaaaaaATTTAAGCACCACATTATACATGCACTTATGTGCAACACTTTACTCGCGAGCTTTCCTATTTGGCACGAGCTTTGGCCAACTTTGTGGATGAGCTAAGAACAATGAGTTTTTGCCCATTTGAATGTTCATATAGCATAGGTTCTCTTACTAGCAATGTCAACCCCATATCCCCTAGCGATGAATTTGCCCTCTATAGTTTGGGTGGGAGTTCTTATTCCCCTGGAAGAATCATATCGGCTAGTGAGCATGAAACTGAGTGGATACGACATGATACCACACAATATTCCATAAGCAAGTGCATTATCTGAGTTGTTGTGACTATTTTTGTAAATAAGTGAGTTGTTGCTTTGGTGTAAACAATGGATAACAATATCTAGGCAAGCCAAATTGGCTAGCAAGTGGTTAACTACCAATTTATCTCGTCACTATAAGAACCTGCCAATCTCTGCAACTTTTGAGAGTACCAAATATTGCTATGCCAAAATATTGGCCATggatattttttttacttttcaacCAAGCACGTCCTAAGTGCATTAACCatatagggttttagggtttaaccAGATAGTTGTGACTATATATTGAAAATTCATCTTGTTAAGGTTCTTTTTTACTCACATGATTCTTAAAAGATACATAAAGCATATAATTAGTCTCATGCCCCTTTGAGTTTTACTCCATTCGTCAGAAAATAAATGTCTACATTTATTTTGAAACAGAGGGGGTACATGTTTAAAAAAACATAGTCATGTGCATCAACGAGTGTTTGACATTATATAAGACAAACTAAAGAATTTGAACAAAATTATTCAAGGAATGAAATCAGCCTAAAATCTCATGATTACCCTTCAAATCAATGGAGCCCAAAATATGAATCGAAAACATCCATAAATCATGTGAATCCTATGAATCTCATTTGAATCAACAAGGTTCAGATACGTGACGGATAGACAGTTTCCTTCCCCTGCCTGAAACCAAAAAGAATCGTTTTTTTCCAGATAAGTCGTCCTCTCCAATCCACCATCGTCCGGCgatgcggctggcggcggcggcgggggtccTCCGCCCCACGGCCGCCCTCCTCTTCCACTCCCGCTCccggccgcaccgcctcctcccctccccgCGCCGCTCCTCCCTCCccttcgcccgccgccgccgccactcctcctcctcctccaccgccacGGCCCTCGACGACCCCCCTCCTCCGTCGGCGCCCGGTCCACCCTCCCCCGCCCCACCGACGCAGACGGGAGAGGGCGGGGAGACCAAGGCCGCCCGGCGCCGGCGCTTGCGGGAGTCCCCGGAGGGCATGCTCAGGCACCGGCTCGACATGTGCTCCCGCGACGCGGACCTCGCCACGGCGCTGGAGCTCTACGCGGCCGCGGTCGACCCGGCCACCGCCGTCCCGCTCGCCCTCCACCACTACAACTGCCTGCTCTACCTCTGCTCCAACGCGGCGGCCGAGGACGCCGACGCCGCGCGCCGCGGCTTCGAGATCTTCGCCGCCATGGAGGCGCAGGGCGTGGAGCCCAACGAGGCCACGCTCACCAGCCTCGCCCGCCTCGCCGCTGCCGTCCGGGACCCGGCCATGGCCTTCTCCGTCGTCCGCCGCATGGCCGCCGCCGGCATCCCGCCGCGCCTCCGCTCCTACGGCCCGGCCCTCTTCGCCTACTGCGACGCCCGCGACGCCCACGGGGCCGCCGAGGTCGAGGCCCACATGGACGCCGGAGGGGTCGTGCCGGAGGAGACCGAGCTCGCCGCGCTGCTCCGGGTCAATGCCGACACCGGGAGGGCCGACCAGGTGTACAGGGTGCTGCACAGGACGCGCACGCTCGTCAGGCAGGTGTGCGAGGCCACCGCCCAGGTGGTCGAGGCCTGGTTCCGGTCGGACGCCGCGGCGGAGGCCGGGGTGGAGAAGTGGGACGCCAGGAAGGTCAGGGAAGGCGTGGtgaagggcggcggcggctggcatgGCCAGGGCTGGCTCGGCAAGGGGCAATGGGATGTCGGGCAGAGCGAGATGGACAAGAACGGCAAATGCCAGCGCTGCGGCGAGAAGCTCGTGTGCATAGACATTGATCCTTCCGAGACAGAGACCTTTGCCAAGTCCCTCGCCGAACTCGCGTGCAAGCGCGAGGTCAGGGACGATTTCGTACGGTTTCAGGTACAATGCTTGGTTCATTCTATCACCCCCACAAAGTTACAAGTTGATCGAACAATTCTTACACATAATGCAGCTTTCTTTACCAGAACACCCTACTACGAATATTGCCAAGAATTTTATGGTAGTGCGAGTATATTTAGTTAGTTCCATATACGCCATATATGGGGTTcgaaaagagctactccctccgtcccataatataagaacgcttTCAAGTAGAATGAAGATTTAGTGGCCCCATTGTGGCTGAATTTTGGAATGGTTAGAACCCATCTTATAATTTGTAGTGCTACACTATTTTAAAGGGAAGGCACACATTTTGTTTGTGACAGGGATTCCCCCACTGTTTCAGgtaaaaaaaaaacattttgtttgtGGCTCATGACTGTTTAGCAGATTTACATTTGGGGCACTTTCCGAAATTTAACAGAGTCGCATAATGTAACACCCATCTGTACCAAGTTGTGTCCTTTGGCTGTTATTTTGGTAAGAACTACTAGCTTAGTAAAGAATTTGTTTGGCCTGATTGGAGCTTCTCCAGTAAACCATTTCGTTATGAAAAATGTCCATATGGGGCTTATATGGGGCTTGACACAGTAGTAGCAGTAGGACCATATGAAGGCTTATTGAATTATCAGCTCCAAATTAATCTGATTGTTTAAACTTGGCTTTAATGTATGCGCCCGTAGCTGAGGATGAACCATGCATCAGAGTTGCAAAGTAGGTACTGTTGTCGGTCATTGTCATTACTCTATAAAACTTCATGCAGCATGCCAGCATCAATTGTTTGGTCATAAGCCGAAGTGGTGATATCATTGGTTTAAGGTTTTACCTGTAGTAACAAAAAATCCTTCTCATTGAGGTACTTCACAAGTTTATTTCTCACGACTAAAAAGGATTGCTTTATGATattttgttctttttttttctGATTTAACTGCGTATATTTGGCACTTTTTCAGTCTTCTCTGTCAAATTGATAACCTGGTCTCTGCAGGACTGGCTCCGTCACCATGGACCATTCGACGCTGTTATTGATGCTGCTAATGTCGGCCTTTACAACAGTAAAGCTTTCAGTTTTTCTCAGGTAAAAGGAATGCTGTCCTGCAGGCAAAATCCTAGTATGATACAATTGTTCTTGACATGCTCCTGCTACGAACTATGATTTTGTTGTAGGTGAACTCTGTTGTAAATGGCATACAGAGAGTAACCAAGTCAAAGAAATTGCCACTGATCGTTTTGCATAGGAGCCGGGTAAATTGTGGCCCTGCAAAAGCACCACAGAATCAGAAGCTCATAGAGAGTTGGCGAAATGCTGGAGCACTATATTCTACTCCTCCTGGTTCCAATGATGATTGGTGAGCCCATGTTTTCTGCTTAACAGATGCGTTATTATCTGCATCCCTTACTTCGGCTAGCTGGTAGTAGGCTCTAATGAAGCAACCGTTGTGCTCTTTACTGTTTTCTAAATTCCAATAGATAATCGTGAGAAATTTTGAGGCAGAGATTTGGGATATAACTGCTCCCCCTTTTCTGCTGCAGGTATTGGCTGTATGCAGCAGTTAGTTGCCGTTCATTGCTTGTTACGAACGACGAGATGCGGGACCACTTGTTTCAACTTCTCGGCACTAGTTTCTTCCCCAGATGGAAAGAAAAGCACCAGGTTTTGTTTTCTTACTGCAGAACCCAACACATCTTAAGCCCTGGTTCAGTGTCGATGCATCAGTCGCGGATGCACTGTATTATCTCTTTGAAATTTTTGATCTAAAGAACCCTGGTAAACTCTATGCAGGTCAGGCTAAC
This window harbors:
- the LOC119357339 gene encoding proteinaceous RNase P 1, chloroplastic/mitochondrial-like, with translation MRLAAAAGVLRPTAALLFHSRSRPHRLLPSPRRSSLPFARRRRHSSSSSTATALDDPPPPSAPGPPSPAPPTQTGEGGETKAARRRRLRESPEGMLRHRLDMCSRDADLATALELYAAAVDPATAVPLALHHYNCLLYLCSNAAAEDADAARRGFEIFAAMEAQGVEPNEATLTSLARLAAAVRDPAMAFSVVRRMAAAGIPPRLRSYGPALFAYCDARDAHGAAEVEAHMDAGGVVPEETELAALLRVNADTGRADQVYRVLHRTRTLVRQVCEATAQVVEAWFRSDAAAEAGVEKWDARKVREGVVKGGGGWHGQGWLGKGQWDVGQSEMDKNGKCQRCGEKLVCIDIDPSETETFAKSLAELACKREVRDDFVRFQDWLRHHGPFDAVIDAANVGLYNSKAFSFSQVNSVVNGIQRVTKSKKLPLIVLHRSRVNCGPAKAPQNQKLIESWRNAGALYSTPPGSNDDWYWLYAAVSCRSLLVTNDEMRDHLFQLLGTSFFPRWKEKHQVRLTYSGRGPTFHLPPPYSIVIQESEAGSWHVPTTTGDDIESPRQWLCATRKTSEGPPSPPPQARATSKTSERPPSPLPQARATSKTLERPPSPPPQTRATSKTSERPPSPPPQARATRKTSERPSSPPRQARATRRTSERPSSPPPQVSATRKASERPSSPPPQASTTSKTSDGSSSPPPQSRLSELGW